In Polyodon spathula isolate WHYD16114869_AA chromosome 47, ASM1765450v1, whole genome shotgun sequence, a single window of DNA contains:
- the zgc:195212 gene encoding DUF4554 domain-containing protein, with protein MCADAALCTAGAACPDVSYTLSCEEDKAVQQTLCLFLFIEHRDTFHSQLPDLIGNHDLVVEHLDQVLHSSAEIVRTSLHSLLHTALGELQKRHKDQNKMRCALRVIRDSVSSIVASSTSQDFRAACLSSMQVMGCLNITRVHDTPELVASVHRSLLETAENRCRPSRTCVNRKSLTAPERVPPEPSRGELSETEDDILEDLCAAFSDHSEEEASATDQMRPSTSKRHWEPAAEDEQPAQCKERRRALYPLHHSPGQQYLCTQPAEPGISVSRATGAQAGQYEGKENQIQSSQEELLWLQEVSNLSEWN; from the exons ATGTGTGCCGATGCAGCTCTGTGCACTGCAGGTGCAGCCTGTCCCGATGTGAGCTACACCCTGAGCTGTGAAGAGGACAAGGCTGTGCAGCAGACTCTCTGCCTGTTCCTGTTCATCGAGCACAGGGATACTTTCCACTCCCAGCTTCCCGATCTCATAG GGAATCACGACTTGGTTGTGGAGCACTTGGACCAGGTTCTGCACTCGAGTGCAGAGATCGTTAGGACATCGCTTCACTCCCTGCTCCACACAGCCTTGGGGGAGCTTCAGAAAAGACACAAG GACCAGAACAAGATGAGGTGTGCACTCCGAGTGATTCGAGATTCTGTTTCCAGTATTGTAGCGAGCAGCACCAGCCAAGACTTCAGAGCAGCCTGTCTCAGCAGCATGCAGGTGATGGGCTGTCTTAACATCACAAGA GTCCATGACACTCCGGAGCTGGTTGCATCCGTTCACAGATCTCTGCTGGAGACTGCTGAGAACCGCTGCCGGCCTAGCAGGACCTGTGTCAACAGGAAG agTTTGACAGCTCCTGAGAGAGTTCCTCCAGAACCCAGCCGAGGGGAACTGTCAGAGACAGAGGACGACATACTGGAGGACTTGTGTGCTGCTTTCTCAGATCACAGTGAAG AAGAAGCCTCTGCTACAGACCAGATGAGACCCAGCACTTCTAAGAGGCACTGGGAGCCTGCAGCAGAGGATGAGCAGCCAGCTCAGTGTAAAGAGAGGAGGAGAGCCCTGTACCCACTGCACCATTCCCCAGGCCAGCAGTACCTCTGCACTCAGCCAGCAGAACCGGGCATCTCTGTGAGCAGGGCTACAGGGGCACAAGCAGGCCAGTACGAAGGCAAAGAAAACCAGATTCAG TCTTCACAGGAGGAGTTGCTGTGGCTGCAGGAGGTCTCCAATCTTTCTGAATGGAACTAG
- the rce1a gene encoding CAAX prenyl protease 2 isoform X1 — protein MFEEDDVDLNYPDSVNPHSRDASVPSTGVCGVSVLSCLLLACSYVGSLYVWRSDLPRDHPAVIKRRFTSVLIVSTLSPLFVWTWKEFAGIRSSQSLLALMGIRVEGLLAAATLPLLLTMVLFLGPLIQLGMDCSWDFDGLKVGFDPRFWLLCLSDMRWLRNQVVAPLTEELVFRACMLPMLAPCAGLSLAIFTCPLFFGVAHFHHVIELLRFRQGTVGGIILSAVFQFSYTAVFGTYTAFVFVRTGQCTPSCYYYCHYDDDDYY, from the exons ATGTTCGAGGAGGACGACGTGGATTTAAACTACCCTGACAGTGTGAATCCCCACAGTAGAGACGCGTCCGTCCCCTCGACGGGTGTGTGCGGGGTTTCAGTCCTGTCCTGTCTGTTGCTGGCTTGCTCGTATGTAGGGAGCCTGTACGTGTGGAGGAGCGATTTACCAAG ggatcACCCTGCTGTGATTAAGAGGAGGTTCACCAGTGTTCTCATCGTCTCCACACTCTCGCCTCTCTTCGTGTGGACATGGAAGGAGTTCGCCGGCATCAGA tccagCCAGTCGCTGTTAGCTCTCATGGGTATCCGTGTGGAGGGCCTCCTCGCCGCAGCCACCCTGCCCCTCCTCCTCACCATG GTGCTGTTTTTGGGGCCACTGATCCAGCTCGGCATGGACTGCTCCTGGGACTTCGACGGGCTCAAGGTCGGGTTTG ACCCGCGGTTCTGGCTGCTCTGCCTGTCTGATATGCGCTGGCTGCGGAATCAAGTTGTGGCCCCTCTGACGGAGGAGCTGGTGTTCCGTGCCTGCATGCTGCCCATGCTGGCTCCCTGCGCTGGGCTGAGCCTGGCCATCTTCACCTGCCCGCTCTTCTTCGGAGTCG CTCACTTCCACCATGTCATCGAGCTGCTGCGATTCAGACAGGGGACCGTAGGGGGCATCATCCTGTCCGCAG tgtttcagttcTCGTACACGGCTGTGTTTGGGACATACACAGCTTTCGTCTTCGTCCGGACAGGTCAGTGCACCCCGTCATGTTACTACTACTGtcattatgatgatgatgattattattag
- the rce1a gene encoding CAAX prenyl protease 2 isoform X2, protein MFEEDDVDLNYPDSVNPHSRDASVPSTGVCGVSVLSCLLLACSYVGSLYVWRSDLPRDHPAVIKRRFTSVLIVSTLSPLFVWTWKEFAGIRSSQSLLALMGIRVEGLLAAATLPLLLTMVLFLGPLIQLGMDCSWDFDGLKVGFDPRFWLLCLSDMRWLRNQVVAPLTEELVFRACMLPMLAPCAGLSLAIFTCPLFFGVAHFHHVIELLRFRQGTVGGIILSAGKRRSSSA, encoded by the exons ATGTTCGAGGAGGACGACGTGGATTTAAACTACCCTGACAGTGTGAATCCCCACAGTAGAGACGCGTCCGTCCCCTCGACGGGTGTGTGCGGGGTTTCAGTCCTGTCCTGTCTGTTGCTGGCTTGCTCGTATGTAGGGAGCCTGTACGTGTGGAGGAGCGATTTACCAAG ggatcACCCTGCTGTGATTAAGAGGAGGTTCACCAGTGTTCTCATCGTCTCCACACTCTCGCCTCTCTTCGTGTGGACATGGAAGGAGTTCGCCGGCATCAGA tccagCCAGTCGCTGTTAGCTCTCATGGGTATCCGTGTGGAGGGCCTCCTCGCCGCAGCCACCCTGCCCCTCCTCCTCACCATG GTGCTGTTTTTGGGGCCACTGATCCAGCTCGGCATGGACTGCTCCTGGGACTTCGACGGGCTCAAGGTCGGGTTTG ACCCGCGGTTCTGGCTGCTCTGCCTGTCTGATATGCGCTGGCTGCGGAATCAAGTTGTGGCCCCTCTGACGGAGGAGCTGGTGTTCCGTGCCTGCATGCTGCCCATGCTGGCTCCCTGCGCTGGGCTGAGCCTGGCCATCTTCACCTGCCCGCTCTTCTTCGGAGTCG CTCACTTCCACCATGTCATCGAGCTGCTGCGATTCAGACAGGGGACCGTAGGGGGCATCATCCTGTCCGCAG GTAAGAGAAGGAGCTCCTCAGCATAG